One genomic window of Candidatus Kuenenia stuttgartiensis includes the following:
- a CDS encoding IS110 family transposase translates to MGYFVGIDLHGDNNYIGILDEEDRKVFKRRNRNDINEIKRVLEPYKKEIKGIVVESTFNWYWIVDGLMEAGYQVHLANTSAMQQYEGLKYIDDTRDSFWLAKMLRLKILPEGYIYPKETRSVRDLLRKRMMLVQQRTAHILSMQTMVNRNKGVPISGDTIKKLSNEEVMGMFSDVHLTMSAQCDHEVIEVLNKQIYKIEKAVLKEVKLKKPYKKLLKVPGIGEILAMTIMLETGNIERFSDVGMYSSYCRCVSAKKLSNGKSKGKGNRKNGNKYLAWAYVEAAHFHVRFCEKGRKWHQRKASKSHVVLATKALSNKLARACYYIIKEQVNYDEKKMFG, encoded by the coding sequence ATGGGATATTTCGTAGGAATAGATTTACATGGTGATAATAATTATATTGGAATACTCGATGAGGAGGATCGGAAGGTATTCAAGAGGAGAAACCGTAATGACATCAATGAAATAAAGCGCGTATTAGAGCCATACAAAAAAGAAATAAAGGGTATAGTAGTAGAATCGACCTTTAACTGGTACTGGATAGTGGATGGTCTGATGGAGGCAGGCTATCAGGTACACCTGGCAAATACATCGGCAATGCAGCAGTATGAGGGATTAAAGTACATTGACGACACGAGGGATTCGTTTTGGTTGGCAAAGATGTTACGGTTAAAGATATTACCAGAGGGATATATTTATCCCAAAGAGACGCGGTCAGTGAGGGATTTACTGAGGAAGCGGATGATGTTGGTACAACAAAGGACAGCGCATATATTGAGTATGCAAACGATGGTAAACCGTAACAAAGGAGTACCGATAAGCGGTGATACGATAAAGAAGCTGAGTAACGAAGAGGTAATGGGGATGTTCAGCGACGTGCATTTGACCATGTCAGCACAGTGCGATCACGAGGTAATAGAGGTATTAAATAAGCAGATATACAAGATAGAGAAAGCGGTATTAAAGGAGGTGAAGCTAAAGAAGCCGTATAAGAAATTGCTCAAGGTGCCAGGGATAGGCGAAATCCTGGCAATGACGATAATGCTGGAGACTGGGAACATAGAGCGATTTAGTGATGTGGGGATGTATTCATCTTATTGCAGATGCGTATCGGCAAAAAAATTATCGAATGGTAAGAGCAAAGGGAAAGGAAACCGTAAGAACGGGAATAAATACCTTGCGTGGGCGTATGTGGAGGCAGCGCATTTTCACGTAAGATTTTGCGAAAAGGGAAGGAAATGGCATCAGAGGAAGGCGTCAAAGAGCCATGTAGTTCTGGCAACGAAAGCCTTGAGCAATAAGCTGGCCAGGGCATGTTATTACATAATAAAGGAGCAAGTAAACTACGACGAGAAAAAAATGTTTGGGTAG
- a CDS encoding IS4 family transposase, with translation MHRVGGRIFSDDVIKRLSETIQKEPCLSRRKLSRLVCEWMDWRNQAGRLQEMSCRKALLELDRRKEINLPKVNRHYAFQKVNKPAEAPPIAEVSCELAELGDVEIIRVTTRINSKLWRSMLEAHHYLGSGPLCGAQLRYLVRSEHYGWIGGLSYSACARRVESRDEWIGWTEEARKRNHTFVINNSRYLIAPTVRVKCLASHVLAKCQTRLVDDWERVYKYRPVLLETYVERGRFSGSCYRAANWKYVGGTEGRGRKGTGATVKDVYVMPLQKKWQAVLCCCADGKVHVRQRVAQKEPRDWIEAELGGTKLGDARLTSRLLEMTGMFYDKPLANIPQACGSVSATKAAYRFLDNENVDWKAILQAHYEATEERVKENSLVLVAQDTTTLNYSTHPNTQGLGPIGTKSEKVRGLMVHDTMAFTESGTPLGLLNVQCWARDGIGSKHERHKKPIEEKESWKWVESYHAVSQVQKRCRNKSLLVVVADREADIHEVFAEQYNTPDGAQLLIRAERSRNRKVVDDKESCEFLWTKLEQQPVIGTREILIPPSEKRSARQAILMVRTMPVTLCPPMLKKNMPAVRVWAVLAQEVNPPIGIDGLEWMLLTTVAVKQEKDAYERLEWYARRWGIECYHRIIKSGCRVEARQLESARRLCNALAIDMIIAWRIHYLTTLGQETPDVPCTVYFSDSEWKALTTFANKVKEPPDLPPSLNDAVRLLGKLGGHLGRRGDGHPGSEVLWRGMSRLADIEVAYELYTT, from the coding sequence ATGCATAGAGTAGGAGGTCGAATATTTTCAGATGATGTAATAAAGCGTTTATCAGAAACTATCCAAAAGGAACCGTGCCTATCGCGTCGTAAACTGTCGCGTCTGGTATGTGAATGGATGGACTGGAGGAATCAAGCGGGCCGTTTGCAAGAGATGAGTTGTCGCAAGGCGTTGTTGGAATTGGATCGTCGTAAAGAGATCAATCTTCCAAAGGTTAACAGGCATTATGCATTTCAAAAAGTCAATAAACCTGCGGAGGCGCCTCCGATTGCGGAAGTGTCATGCGAGCTAGCGGAGTTGGGGGACGTAGAGATTATACGGGTTACAACGAGAATCAATTCGAAACTTTGGCGTAGCATGTTAGAAGCGCATCATTATCTTGGAAGTGGGCCCCTATGCGGGGCGCAACTTAGGTATCTTGTACGCAGTGAACATTACGGATGGATAGGAGGGCTAAGTTATAGTGCCTGTGCCAGACGGGTGGAAAGTCGCGACGAGTGGATAGGATGGACTGAGGAAGCACGTAAGCGGAATCATACGTTTGTTATCAATAACAGTAGGTATTTAATAGCGCCTACGGTAAGAGTAAAATGTTTGGCATCGCATGTATTGGCAAAATGCCAAACACGTTTGGTAGATGATTGGGAAAGAGTGTATAAATATCGTCCTGTACTTTTAGAAACCTATGTGGAACGAGGACGGTTTTCCGGAAGCTGTTATCGGGCAGCTAACTGGAAGTATGTAGGAGGCACGGAAGGTCGAGGGCGAAAAGGAACAGGTGCAACGGTCAAAGACGTTTATGTTATGCCGTTGCAAAAGAAATGGCAGGCGGTGTTGTGTTGTTGTGCCGATGGCAAAGTACATGTTCGCCAAAGAGTGGCACAAAAAGAGCCTCGGGATTGGATAGAGGCGGAACTTGGAGGAACAAAATTGGGCGATGCACGATTGACATCAAGACTTTTAGAAATGACAGGTATGTTTTATGACAAACCTTTGGCAAACATTCCGCAGGCGTGCGGCTCAGTCAGTGCGACTAAGGCTGCATACCGATTCCTTGACAATGAGAATGTAGATTGGAAGGCGATATTGCAAGCTCATTATGAGGCCACGGAAGAGCGTGTGAAGGAGAATAGTTTGGTTTTGGTAGCGCAAGATACTACGACTCTGAATTATAGCACACATCCGAATACGCAGGGGTTAGGACCGATAGGTACTAAGAGTGAAAAAGTTCGTGGACTGATGGTGCATGATACGATGGCGTTTACTGAAAGTGGTACACCCTTGGGACTTCTGAATGTGCAATGCTGGGCGCGGGACGGAATAGGCAGCAAACATGAACGACACAAGAAGCCTATCGAAGAGAAGGAAAGCTGGAAATGGGTGGAGAGTTACCATGCAGTATCGCAAGTACAGAAACGCTGTCGAAACAAATCTTTACTGGTGGTTGTGGCAGATCGTGAGGCCGATATTCACGAGGTATTCGCTGAGCAGTATAATACGCCTGATGGCGCTCAGTTGCTGATCCGCGCAGAACGTTCGCGCAATAGAAAGGTTGTTGATGATAAAGAATCATGCGAGTTTTTGTGGACTAAACTGGAACAGCAACCGGTTATAGGTACCCGCGAAATATTGATACCTCCGAGTGAGAAACGCTCCGCACGTCAGGCAATACTTATGGTACGAACGATGCCTGTTACGCTGTGCCCACCTATGCTAAAAAAGAATATGCCTGCGGTCAGGGTGTGGGCGGTGCTGGCGCAGGAAGTCAATCCGCCTATCGGAATTGATGGGTTAGAATGGATGCTGTTAACCACAGTTGCGGTTAAGCAAGAAAAAGATGCTTACGAACGTTTGGAATGGTATGCTCGCCGATGGGGTATTGAGTGTTATCATCGTATTATCAAGAGCGGTTGTCGTGTCGAGGCCCGGCAGTTGGAGAGTGCTCGTCGTCTGTGCAACGCTTTGGCCATTGATATGATTATAGCTTGGCGTATCCATTACCTGACTACTTTAGGACAAGAAACACCTGATGTCCCTTGTACTGTCTACTTCAGCGATTCTGAATGGAAAGCATTGACAACTTTTGCGAACAAGGTCAAGGAGCCTCCTGATTTACCTCCAAGCCTCAATGATGCCGTGCGGCTTTTAGGTAAACTTGGCGGTCATCTGGGTCGCCGTGGTGATGGCCATCCCGGAAGTGAAGTACTTTGGCGAGGCATGTCACGTTTGGCTGATATTGAAGTTGCTTACGAACTTTACACCACTTAG